From the genome of Bacteroides sp. MSB163, one region includes:
- a CDS encoding TonB-dependent receptor: MRLIKAILFCLCMCSFDLYAQVNVTGIVNDNTGETLPGVSILAKDGDRTYGTTTDMNGKYQIKVNQGATLEFSFIGFATQKVKVGTSNVINITLEPENKLLDEVVVIGYGTVKKKDLLGSISTVKEDALAERISGNVVESMRGLTSGVKITSSGQPGSNANITIRGLGSLTNNNPLFIIDGAYGGSDLGVNVEDIESIQVLKDASSAAIYGSRAANGVVIITTKQGKEGDLKVKFDSQLTLSWLPRYDLMDAETYKIYNDRAYDEAILAGVSGITKRQNHYDGNTDWQDEMLSTGVLQNYNVSLSGGSKTVKYYASLNRMVDDGALLNTKYDKYGFRINTSGQKGIFSYGENFYYTKSDRKNLNGNPWSDFIGIAPTIPVYDESHPGGYGYGDVDRANTYGLNPVAMQNLYVQNNEEEYLTGNIYGQISLFGMFDAKLNVAYKSYMGITNSLRKKGNWTMGQGDDAASLGYDSAKNHDILIEQTYNFKHKFGKHDVNALFGITYNKFHEEKRWITKLDPLMIGDKYITSLDAATGNTTAGGNYGESALISYLGRINYSYADKYLAQVTARRDGTSRLPKNDRWGNFLSVSLGWRISGEKFFQVPWIDDLKIRANYGTLGNSSIGYWDYQSVINTAPRAVIGSPENILIGMTQSQLSNNDLVWEKKTTANIGFDLVALNNRLRFTAEYFYSKSEDLLVYLPILMSSGNEGGAPAVNAGSLENRGVEFEVGWNDKVGEFEYSASLNISHLKNKVIDLGYGKQNKKIPTYTTLAITEVGQPLGMWYLYKMLGIFQSEEEIQNYVNSEGKVIQPNARPGDIKYDDYNGDGIISSEDRQKVGNPWPKLELGLNLGASYKGFDLSISAYGRFGQEVWNGSAAAAGDFANNQNNFNGIVPWTQEHPVNDRPRIVYGDSRNSRSDQDRWLENGSFFRLSDITLGYTVPTRYIKKIGLERLRASVTLQNMVTFTGYSGLDPEFADSGIFTMGADYCSFPNPRAVQFALSFTF, encoded by the coding sequence ATGAGACTAATTAAAGCAATATTATTCTGTCTATGCATGTGTTCGTTCGACTTGTACGCACAAGTCAATGTCACAGGAATTGTAAATGATAACACCGGGGAGACACTTCCCGGGGTATCTATCCTGGCAAAAGATGGCGACCGTACCTACGGAACCACCACCGATATGAATGGTAAATACCAGATTAAAGTCAATCAAGGTGCTACCCTTGAGTTCAGCTTCATCGGCTTTGCCACACAAAAGGTGAAAGTGGGCACCAGCAACGTCATCAACATCACTTTGGAACCCGAGAACAAACTACTGGACGAAGTAGTGGTCATCGGTTATGGTACTGTAAAAAAGAAAGATTTATTGGGTTCCATATCTACCGTCAAGGAAGATGCTCTGGCCGAACGCATTTCGGGCAATGTAGTGGAATCTATGCGAGGTCTGACTTCTGGTGTAAAGATTACGAGCAGCGGTCAGCCCGGCTCCAATGCCAACATCACAATCCGCGGTTTAGGCAGTCTGACGAACAATAACCCGCTGTTCATCATCGACGGTGCCTATGGCGGCAGTGACTTGGGTGTCAATGTGGAAGATATTGAATCCATCCAGGTGTTGAAAGATGCCTCATCAGCGGCCATCTACGGATCGCGTGCAGCCAACGGTGTTGTAATCATCACCACCAAACAGGGTAAAGAAGGTGACTTGAAAGTAAAGTTCGACTCCCAACTGACACTAAGCTGGCTGCCCCGTTACGACCTGATGGATGCCGAGACTTATAAAATCTACAACGACCGCGCCTACGACGAAGCTATACTGGCAGGTGTCTCAGGCATTACCAAACGCCAGAACCACTACGACGGGAATACCGACTGGCAGGATGAAATGCTGAGCACCGGTGTTTTACAGAACTACAACGTCTCTCTATCCGGCGGTTCCAAAACGGTAAAGTACTACGCCTCACTGAACCGCATGGTCGACGACGGCGCCCTATTGAATACCAAGTATGACAAATACGGTTTCCGCATCAACACAAGCGGACAGAAGGGCATCTTCTCCTATGGAGAGAACTTCTACTACACCAAGTCGGACCGGAAAAACCTGAATGGCAATCCCTGGAGTGACTTTATCGGTATAGCACCAACAATTCCGGTATATGATGAATCACATCCCGGAGGATACGGATATGGTGACGTAGACCGCGCAAACACATACGGTCTGAACCCCGTAGCCATGCAAAACCTGTATGTGCAGAACAACGAAGAAGAGTACCTGACAGGAAACATCTACGGACAGATATCACTCTTCGGGATGTTCGATGCCAAACTGAATGTAGCCTACAAGAGTTATATGGGTATCACCAACTCATTGCGCAAGAAAGGTAACTGGACGATGGGACAGGGAGACGATGCCGCGAGCTTAGGTTACGACAGCGCCAAGAATCATGACATACTGATTGAACAAACCTATAACTTCAAGCATAAATTCGGTAAGCACGATGTGAATGCTCTGTTCGGTATCACCTACAACAAGTTCCACGAAGAAAAGCGCTGGATAACGAAATTAGACCCGCTGATGATAGGCGACAAATACATCACTTCACTCGATGCCGCTACCGGCAACACCACCGCAGGCGGTAATTATGGTGAATCTGCCCTGATTTCCTACCTCGGACGAATCAACTATTCGTATGCCGACAAATATCTGGCACAGGTGACTGCCCGCCGCGACGGCACTTCCCGTCTGCCCAAAAACGACCGTTGGGGAAACTTCCTCTCCGTTTCACTGGGTTGGCGCATCAGTGGAGAAAAGTTCTTTCAAGTGCCTTGGATTGACGATTTGAAGATACGTGCCAACTACGGTACACTCGGCAACAGCAGTATCGGCTACTGGGACTACCAGTCGGTCATCAACACCGCTCCGCGTGCAGTGATCGGTAGCCCCGAAAACATCCTGATTGGTATGACGCAATCACAATTGAGCAACAACGACCTTGTCTGGGAGAAGAAGACAACTGCCAACATAGGTTTCGACTTAGTCGCCCTCAACAACCGCCTCCGCTTTACGGCCGAATATTTCTACTCCAAAAGCGAAGACCTGCTTGTCTACCTGCCCATCCTGATGAGTTCAGGTAATGAAGGCGGTGCACCGGCTGTCAATGCCGGCAGTCTGGAAAACAGAGGAGTCGAGTTTGAAGTAGGCTGGAATGATAAGGTCGGTGAATTTGAATACTCAGCATCATTAAATATCTCCCACTTGAAGAACAAAGTTATCGATCTGGGATATGGGAAACAGAATAAGAAGATTCCTACATATACCACACTCGCAATAACCGAAGTCGGACAGCCTCTCGGCATGTGGTACCTCTACAAGATGCTCGGCATCTTCCAGTCCGAAGAAGAGATACAGAACTATGTAAACTCCGAAGGCAAAGTCATTCAGCCGAATGCCCGCCCCGGTGATATTAAATATGATGACTACAATGGCGATGGAATCATTTCATCCGAAGACCGCCAGAAAGTGGGCAATCCGTGGCCTAAGCTCGAACTCGGCTTAAATCTTGGTGCTTCCTATAAAGGTTTCGACCTGAGCATCAGCGCTTACGGCCGCTTCGGACAGGAAGTATGGAATGGCTCGGCAGCCGCAGCCGGTGACTTCGCCAACAACCAGAACAACTTCAACGGCATTGTTCCCTGGACACAGGAACACCCGGTGAACGACCGTCCGCGTATCGTATACGGAGACTCCCGCAATAGCCGGAGCGATCAGGACCGTTGGTTGGAGAACGGTTCGTTCTTCCGTCTGAGCGACATTACTTTAGGATATACGGTTCCTACCCGTTACATCAAGAAAATCGGTTTGG